A window of the Haloarcula litorea genome harbors these coding sequences:
- a CDS encoding HalOD1 output domain-containing protein → MEICHGGGEPDASADSSESVSTIVARELAATMGRRPTATTPLAESVDPDAMDELFAASDTELEIAFEHDGYLVRVSEDRVSVSPTE, encoded by the coding sequence ATGGAGATATGTCACGGCGGTGGGGAGCCGGACGCGTCGGCTGACTCCTCGGAGTCGGTCAGTACGATCGTGGCACGAGAGCTCGCTGCGACGATGGGGCGACGACCGACGGCGACGACGCCGCTCGCGGAGTCGGTCGACCCGGACGCGATGGACGAGCTGTTCGCGGCAAGCGACACCGAGCTGGAGATCGCGTTCGAACACGACGGCTACCTCGTACGCGTCTCCGAGGATCGGGTGTCGGTCAGCCCCACCGAATAG
- a CDS encoding ArsR/SmtB family transcription factor, translated as MSDPDQWDEISYVISSRYRIATLRRLAEGPATPSLIADETDLSIAHVSRALQELRDSDLVTLLVSEDRRKGRVYGVTDEGKDVWETIEAENML; from the coding sequence ATGAGCGACCCCGACCAGTGGGACGAGATCAGCTACGTCATCAGCTCCCGCTATCGCATCGCCACGCTTCGCCGGTTGGCCGAGGGACCCGCGACGCCGTCGCTCATCGCCGACGAGACGGATCTCAGCATCGCACACGTCTCGCGGGCGTTGCAGGAACTCCGCGACTCGGATCTGGTCACGCTGCTCGTCTCCGAAGATCGACGGAAGGGCCGTGTTTACGGCGTGACGGACGAGGGAAAGGACGTCTGGGAGACGATCGAGGCCGAGAATATGCTGTAG